One genomic segment of Synechocystis sp. LKSZ1 includes these proteins:
- a CDS encoding metallophosphoesterase encodes MPTFRFAIISDPHVALPHTIEPIAQRFHLVEVSLAALNQALAHLEQLDLDFLLIPGDLTQDGEPDNHAWLSDRLTRLPFPAYVIPGNHDVTVPQSTPKAVGLDTFADYYSHCGYDQAKGLDYRQTLLPGVQLIGLNSNGFNDSGEQVGRLDTAQLQWLTHQLQQCRGEFVLVMIHHNVIEHLPGQSTHNLGCRYMLENAPALLQILQQYQVKLILTGHLHVQDIAHQDGIYEITTGSLVSYPHPYRVIEADLTPTARQLAVKSYRIDAVENYPDLAQTSRQFLGDRSARFMTRLLTSPPLNIAPEATEPLLESLRYFWADVAAGDGKFDFPHFPPTVRAFLQQFSYFNHPPHLTFTDNDTVLNL; translated from the coding sequence ATGCCGACCTTCCGCTTTGCCATCATCAGCGACCCCCATGTGGCCCTGCCCCATACTATTGAGCCCATCGCCCAGCGTTTTCACTTGGTGGAGGTGAGTTTGGCCGCCCTCAACCAGGCCCTGGCTCATCTAGAACAATTAGACCTGGATTTTCTGCTGATTCCAGGGGATTTAACCCAGGACGGGGAACCCGATAACCATGCTTGGCTGAGTGATCGCTTGACCCGACTGCCCTTTCCGGCCTACGTGATTCCGGGTAATCACGATGTAACGGTGCCGCAATCGACGCCCAAGGCCGTTGGCCTAGATACCTTTGCTGACTATTATTCCCACTGTGGCTATGACCAAGCCAAGGGCCTGGATTATCGTCAGACCTTACTGCCCGGCGTACAATTGATTGGCCTCAACTCCAATGGATTTAATGACAGCGGAGAACAGGTGGGTCGTTTGGACACGGCCCAATTGCAATGGCTGACCCACCAACTCCAGCAATGTCGCGGAGAGTTTGTGCTAGTCATGATCCACCACAATGTGATTGAGCATTTACCGGGCCAGTCTACCCATAACCTAGGCTGTCGCTATATGCTGGAGAACGCACCGGCTCTCTTGCAAATTCTCCAGCAATACCAGGTCAAGTTAATCCTGACCGGCCATCTCCACGTCCAGGACATTGCCCATCAGGACGGCATTTACGAAATTACCACAGGCTCTTTGGTGAGCTATCCCCATCCCTACCGGGTGATCGAGGCCGACTTGACCCCTACGGCCCGGCAATTAGCAGTGAAATCCTACCGCATTGATGCCGTTGAAAACTATCCCGACCTGGCCCAAACCTCCCGTCAGTTTTTAGGCGACCGTTCTGCCCGCTTTATGACCCGCCTGCTCACCTCCCCTCCCCTCAACATTGCTCCAGAGGCGACGGAACCCCTCCTGGAATCCCTACGCTACTTCTGGGCCGATGTGGCCGCTGGCGATGGCAAATTTGACTTTCCCCATTTCCCCCCCACGGTGCGGGCCTTCCTACAACAGTTCAGTTACTTTAATCACCCGCCCCACCTCACCTTTACCGACAACGATACCGTACTCAACCTATAG
- a CDS encoding HAMP domain-containing sensor histidine kinase, whose translation MSWSRAQQQAQYHWFAAVAALETLLLHQNIVQGLCLCGPMPVLSHPDLLSRCPSVVLTPLAGLPLARLPETTLASARTKPSVSLVQEVFLPPQDPLAQEQFCLLLTERFGLLMLVGEDAQGQPQFHFSFNPEQLLAALSRLQARLPLSGLAPWLTDWQAPTPDYQLVTDFSHYLLSYLAPIHLAPPPPMPIPEGRPSPPSVDVELIQALTHEIRTPLTSIRTMTRLLLKRRDLPADIKQRVQAIDRECTEQIGRMELIFRATELATSPQKEPLSLVPTSLEQLFQQCIPRWQHQAQRHGVALAVDLPSTLPQVASNPILLDQVLTGLIEKFVRSLAGGGAIQLQVGTAGDQLKLQFHIQASYEVNPLKALGEILLFQPETGRLSLNLDVTKNLFQALGAKLTIRRRSPQEEILTLYLPLG comes from the coding sequence ATGTCCTGGTCTAGGGCCCAACAACAGGCCCAGTACCATTGGTTTGCCGCCGTTGCCGCCCTCGAAACTTTGTTGCTGCATCAAAATATTGTCCAGGGCCTTTGTCTCTGCGGCCCCATGCCCGTTTTAAGTCATCCCGACCTGTTGTCCCGTTGCCCCAGTGTGGTCTTGACTCCCCTGGCCGGTTTGCCCCTGGCCCGCTTACCCGAAACAACCCTGGCAAGCGCCAGAACTAAACCTAGTGTTTCCCTCGTTCAGGAAGTCTTTCTTCCTCCCCAAGACCCCCTGGCCCAGGAGCAATTTTGCCTGCTTTTAACGGAGCGCTTTGGCCTCTTGATGCTGGTAGGAGAGGATGCCCAGGGCCAACCCCAATTTCACTTTAGCTTTAACCCAGAACAACTCCTGGCGGCCCTATCGCGACTCCAGGCCCGTTTACCCCTGTCCGGCCTCGCTCCCTGGTTGACCGACTGGCAGGCCCCCACACCAGATTACCAACTCGTTACAGACTTTAGCCATTATCTCCTTAGCTATCTGGCCCCCATTCATTTGGCCCCGCCCCCTCCCATGCCCATCCCGGAGGGCCGACCATCGCCACCTTCTGTGGATGTGGAATTGATCCAGGCCCTGACCCACGAAATTCGGACTCCCCTGACCAGTATCCGTACTATGACCCGTTTGTTGTTAAAACGTCGAGACTTGCCCGCTGATATTAAGCAACGAGTCCAGGCCATCGACCGGGAATGTACGGAGCAAATTGGCCGTATGGAGTTAATTTTCCGAGCGACAGAATTGGCCACCAGTCCCCAGAAAGAACCATTATCCCTGGTTCCCACTTCCCTAGAACAACTATTCCAGCAATGTATTCCCCGGTGGCAACACCAGGCCCAGCGTCATGGCGTTGCCTTAGCCGTGGATCTGCCCTCCACCCTGCCCCAGGTGGCCAGCAATCCGATTTTGCTGGATCAAGTACTAACCGGGTTAATCGAAAAATTTGTACGGAGCTTGGCCGGCGGCGGGGCCATTCAACTCCAGGTGGGGACGGCGGGGGATCAACTGAAGCTACAGTTCCATATCCAGGCCAGCTACGAGGTGAATCCCCTCAAGGCCCTGGGGGAAATCCTCCTGTTTCAGCCGGAAACGGGCCGCCTTAGCCTGAATCTAGATGTCACCAAGAATCTGTTCCAGGCCCTGGGGGCCAAATTAACCATTCGTCGGCGCTCCCCCCAAGAGGAGATCCTGACCCTTTATTTACCCCTGGGTTAG
- a CDS encoding ATP-binding protein produces the protein MLPAFSPTFHRVLPTITVERLLRLWQALADKGGNSTHLVMESQGNRRFCLLLAPTFQALLEAESASPHHEAISLTLSEAVIADFIEQRHLVLAPAMLVQSPGLHPLQQQFLLSLLEILSSDSSSLPAEMAPPVELQASQDRVLSQVIAQIRQSLDLSVILKTAVTEVQKFLYVDRLVIYQFQNAPNQPALPSAPRQRYGQVTYEARRSPEIPTMLNLVTENDCFSQVIIYEQKYLNGQVVAINDIERQYSSSYCLIGLLQQHHIRAKLIAPIVVEKQLWGLLIAHQCHCPRQWLEQEQNFLGQIGEHLAVAIVQAKLYAEVQHQKHTFEKRVIERTKDLRDTLLTAQAANHLKGEFLDNITHELRTPLTCIIGLSGTLLHWFDKAQSLSLDKQKHYLQTIQDSGKQLMTLINGIIELSQLESGQSVLNFQLFSLYHLTQHLIHSLEAMAQAKNIKLELDLQIQSEQDEFCADPERLEQILQHLLNNAIKFTPPEGMVILRLWKEKNQAVFQVEDTGVGIANEQVPFLFEAFKQLNDNPQRTYEGSGIGLALTKQLVELHRGRIEVDSTPGKGSIFTIFIPYQNLSFLDKNARLNPNANINPLNSGVVVIEQDEEIATLICELLTAANYQVIWLIETANSVKQIELLQPGIVIIDQDFKDVNQISRLLKGSHRITNLKVILLSEQISSAEWQTFSQNGIDDYLLKPLQPDLLLQRLNTLRNSLQETKPSL, from the coding sequence ATGCTGCCAGCTTTTTCACCTACCTTTCACCGTGTATTACCGACCATTACCGTAGAACGCCTACTCCGTCTATGGCAGGCACTGGCAGACAAGGGAGGAAACAGTACACATCTCGTCATGGAATCCCAGGGGAATAGGCGCTTTTGCCTGCTCCTAGCGCCAACTTTTCAGGCCCTGTTAGAAGCTGAGTCCGCTTCTCCCCACCACGAAGCCATTTCCCTCACCCTGTCAGAAGCCGTCATTGCCGACTTCATCGAGCAACGCCACCTCGTCCTGGCCCCGGCCATGCTGGTGCAATCCCCAGGCCTTCATCCCCTGCAACAGCAGTTTCTATTATCGTTGCTGGAAATTCTCAGTAGTGATAGCAGTAGCCTACCGGCAGAAATGGCTCCCCCCGTAGAACTCCAGGCCAGCCAAGACCGGGTTCTTAGTCAGGTTATTGCTCAGATTCGTCAAAGCTTAGACCTCTCCGTGATTTTAAAGACGGCCGTCACGGAAGTCCAAAAATTCCTCTATGTTGACCGTCTGGTAATTTATCAATTCCAAAATGCCCCTAATCAGCCGGCATTGCCGTCGGCCCCCCGCCAACGTTACGGTCAAGTCACCTACGAGGCCCGGCGCTCTCCCGAAATTCCCACCATGCTTAACTTGGTGACGGAAAATGACTGCTTTTCCCAGGTGATTATTTACGAACAAAAATATTTAAATGGTCAGGTCGTTGCCATTAACGATATCGAGCGTCAGTATTCCTCTTCCTATTGTTTAATCGGCTTGCTTCAGCAACACCATATCCGGGCTAAGTTGATTGCTCCGATTGTGGTGGAAAAGCAACTCTGGGGTTTACTGATTGCCCATCAGTGCCATTGTCCCCGGCAATGGTTAGAACAAGAACAAAATTTCCTGGGCCAGATTGGTGAACACCTAGCGGTGGCCATTGTCCAGGCCAAACTATATGCCGAAGTTCAGCACCAAAAACATACCTTTGAGAAACGGGTGATTGAACGCACTAAAGATCTGCGGGATACCCTCCTGACGGCCCAGGCCGCCAATCATCTCAAAGGAGAATTTTTAGATAACATCACCCATGAATTGAGAACCCCGCTCACCTGCATCATTGGTCTGTCGGGAACCCTCCTGCACTGGTTTGATAAGGCCCAAAGTCTATCCCTCGATAAACAGAAACATTACCTCCAAACCATCCAAGACAGCGGCAAGCAATTAATGACCCTCATTAACGGCATTATTGAGTTGTCTCAATTAGAATCTGGCCAATCGGTTCTGAACTTCCAACTCTTTTCCCTTTATCATTTGACCCAGCATTTAATCCATAGTTTAGAAGCCATGGCCCAAGCGAAAAATATTAAATTAGAGTTGGATTTACAAATTCAAAGTGAGCAGGATGAATTTTGTGCCGACCCTGAAAGACTAGAACAAATCCTACAGCATCTACTGAATAATGCCATCAAATTTACTCCTCCAGAGGGTATGGTAATTCTCCGGTTGTGGAAGGAAAAAAATCAGGCTGTTTTTCAAGTAGAAGATACAGGTGTGGGCATTGCCAATGAACAGGTTCCCTTTCTTTTTGAAGCCTTTAAACAGTTAAATGATAACCCCCAAAGAACTTACGAAGGCAGTGGTATTGGCCTGGCCCTGACCAAGCAATTAGTGGAGCTACATCGGGGCCGCATTGAAGTTGATTCCACCCCCGGTAAAGGCTCGATATTTACCATTTTTATCCCGTACCAAAATCTTTCCTTCCTCGACAAGAATGCTCGACTTAATCCCAATGCGAATATTAATCCTCTCAATTCTGGCGTCGTCGTCATTGAGCAAGATGAAGAAATTGCGACTCTTATTTGTGAGCTCTTGACGGCGGCTAACTATCAAGTCATTTGGCTCATTGAAACGGCTAACTCTGTCAAACAAATTGAGCTATTACAACCCGGTATTGTGATTATCGATCAAGATTTCAAAGATGTGAATCAAATCAGCCGCCTCCTCAAGGGTTCCCATCGCATTACTAACCTAAAAGTGATTCTTTTGAGCGAGCAAATTTCCTCGGCGGAGTGGCAAACCTTTTCCCAAAACGGCATTGATGATTATCTCCTCAAACCCCTACAACCCGACCTGCTTCTACAACGACTAAATACTCTTCGCAACAGCCTCCAGGAAACCAAACCTAGTCTGTGA
- a CDS encoding methyltransferase domain-containing protein — protein MSNKIKLHIGGTQVHPEWKILDIEARPEVDYVGNANNLSQFSDNSVDVIYASHVLEHFYYNVDNELANTLIEWHRVLKSGGKLMVSVPDLKTLCWLYLHPNAHPLERHHIMRMIFGGQTNIYDVHKVGFDEDILAMYLEMAGFDSYERVMEFNIFQDCSSIKLVNTHVSLNVIASKSL, from the coding sequence ATGAGTAATAAAATAAAACTCCATATTGGAGGCACTCAAGTTCATCCTGAATGGAAAATTTTAGACATTGAAGCCCGTCCAGAAGTTGATTATGTAGGTAATGCCAATAATTTGTCACAATTCTCTGACAATTCTGTTGATGTTATTTACGCAAGCCATGTGCTAGAGCATTTTTATTATAATGTTGACAATGAATTAGCTAACACCTTGATAGAATGGCATCGGGTACTAAAGTCAGGGGGAAAATTGATGGTTAGTGTACCGGATTTAAAAACTTTATGCTGGTTGTATCTTCACCCCAATGCCCACCCTCTCGAACGTCATCATATTATGCGAATGATATTTGGTGGACAGACAAATATTTATGATGTTCATAAAGTAGGATTTGACGAGGATATACTGGCTATGTATTTAGAAATGGCGGGTTTTGATAGCTATGAGCGAGTTATGGAGTTTAACATATTTCAAGACTGTAGTTCAATCAAGCTAGTCAATACCCATGTAAGTTTGAATGTTATTGCATCTAAAAGCCTGTGA
- a CDS encoding SpoIIE family protein phosphatase, with product MLPRSSWDGWFQPAIRLINRLKYPQKFALLSFVLLLPLALALYLLLSEIQGQINFAAKELDGLHYLQALERFQQAVLSLPPQASASNINAERLAAWQDLKQAEQTWGPSLKTEARFQALGQYGPQSTSAPLAKGPLLAALARLRTQVGDQSNLILDPDLDSYYLMDAILLRLPGIQVDLAAVVDLTPEGHLSPLQRAQLVTWGERIEQANQALQTYTTVAFEHNRDGQLRPRLESPLQAFGEELDQVTLPLARFADPQDTPSLPALKRQALQALRSSFPVWQKTSTELEHLLQKRIQRFRYRQWSLSLFVLFTLAMALYLFIGFYRSVMQTVESLSQAARRMVDGTQTQGVQLQTQDEMAMVIHSFNTVADALRLAEAKYRSIVENAVEGIYQTTVTGQYLMANPMLAQIYGYDSPTELIEHLSNIETQLYVNPERRQDFIQLMAEQGKVWGFESEVYRKDGSTLWISEAARAIYDPQGQLLGFEGTVVDITRRKQDEGEIARLTQQLQDENLRMSAELSVTRRLQSMLMPSEEELSRVADLDIAGFIEPAAEVGGDYYDIQQAHGRVRISIGDVTGHGLESSLVMIMAQTAVRTLLANGETDPARLLNAVNQTIYENTRRMGSYKNMTLALLEYEAGLLRLSGQHEELIIVRANGEAEQIDTFDLGFPLGLELDISRFVAEAQIQFFPGDIAVLYTDGITEAMNPAKEQYGLARIQKVVVAHRQQSATQIRQALIDDLKSWIHTQRVFDDITLLVLKQL from the coding sequence ATGCTCCCTCGCTCCTCCTGGGACGGCTGGTTTCAGCCGGCTATTCGGCTGATCAATCGTCTGAAGTATCCCCAAAAGTTTGCGCTCCTCAGCTTTGTGTTACTGTTGCCCTTGGCATTAGCGCTCTATCTGCTGTTGTCAGAAATTCAGGGCCAGATTAATTTCGCGGCCAAGGAACTCGATGGGCTCCATTATCTCCAGGCCCTAGAACGTTTTCAGCAAGCGGTTCTCTCATTGCCTCCCCAGGCCTCAGCGAGCAACATAAACGCCGAACGCTTGGCCGCTTGGCAAGACCTGAAACAAGCCGAGCAGACCTGGGGGCCTAGTCTAAAAACCGAAGCTCGTTTCCAGGCCCTGGGTCAATACGGGCCACAATCGACCTCCGCCCCTCTTGCGAAGGGCCCTCTTCTGGCCGCCTTGGCCCGGCTGAGAACTCAGGTGGGTGACCAATCTAATCTCATCCTTGACCCCGATCTGGACAGCTACTATCTAATGGACGCCATTCTCCTGCGTTTGCCGGGGATTCAAGTCGATCTAGCCGCTGTCGTTGATCTGACCCCCGAGGGACATCTATCTCCCCTCCAGCGAGCCCAACTGGTGACCTGGGGAGAACGCATCGAGCAAGCTAACCAGGCCCTGCAAACCTATACCACCGTGGCCTTTGAGCATAACCGGGATGGCCAACTCCGTCCCCGTCTAGAAAGTCCTCTCCAGGCTTTTGGTGAAGAACTCGACCAAGTAACTCTCCCCTTGGCCCGTTTTGCTGATCCCCAGGATACCCCCTCCCTGCCAGCCCTTAAACGTCAAGCCCTGCAGGCCCTGCGATCCAGCTTCCCGGTGTGGCAAAAAACGAGCACCGAACTAGAGCACTTACTGCAAAAGCGCATCCAGCGCTTCCGTTATCGTCAGTGGTCTCTCAGTCTATTTGTGCTATTCACCCTGGCCATGGCCCTGTACCTCTTTATTGGCTTTTATCGCAGTGTGATGCAGACTGTGGAAAGTCTGAGCCAGGCCGCCCGCCGCATGGTGGATGGCACCCAAACCCAAGGGGTACAACTACAAACCCAAGATGAGATGGCCATGGTCATTCACTCCTTTAATACCGTCGCCGATGCCCTGCGCCTGGCAGAAGCCAAGTACCGGAGTATTGTCGAAAATGCGGTGGAAGGGATTTACCAAACGACGGTAACCGGCCAGTATCTGATGGCCAATCCAATGTTGGCCCAGATTTATGGTTACGATTCGCCCACGGAATTGATCGAGCATTTGAGTAACATCGAAACCCAACTCTACGTGAACCCAGAGCGGCGTCAAGATTTTATTCAATTAATGGCTGAGCAGGGAAAAGTCTGGGGTTTTGAATCTGAAGTGTATCGCAAGGATGGTAGTACCCTCTGGATTTCCGAAGCCGCCAGGGCCATTTATGATCCCCAGGGCCAGCTCCTGGGTTTCGAGGGGACAGTGGTGGATATCACCCGTCGTAAACAGGATGAAGGAGAAATTGCCCGCCTTACCCAGCAACTCCAGGATGAAAATTTACGCATGAGCGCGGAACTCTCGGTGACTCGACGCTTGCAGAGTATGCTGATGCCCTCGGAAGAGGAACTCAGCCGGGTGGCCGACCTGGATATTGCCGGTTTTATTGAGCCGGCGGCAGAGGTGGGAGGAGATTACTACGATATTCAACAGGCCCATGGCCGGGTGCGGATCAGTATTGGGGATGTAACAGGCCACGGTCTGGAAAGTAGCTTGGTGATGATCATGGCCCAAACCGCTGTCCGAACCTTATTGGCCAACGGAGAAACTGACCCCGCCCGCCTTCTGAATGCGGTGAATCAAACGATTTACGAAAATACCCGGCGCATGGGTTCCTATAAAAACATGACCCTGGCCCTGTTGGAGTACGAAGCAGGCCTGCTAAGACTCAGCGGCCAGCACGAAGAACTGATTATTGTGCGGGCCAACGGGGAAGCGGAGCAGATCGATACCTTCGATCTGGGCTTTCCCCTGGGGCTGGAGTTGGATATTTCCCGGTTTGTGGCCGAGGCCCAGATCCAATTTTTCCCCGGTGACATTGCGGTTCTCTATACCGATGGCATCACCGAGGCCATGAATCCGGCCAAGGAACAGTACGGTCTAGCGCGGATTCAAAAAGTTGTAGTGGCGCACCGTCAGCAGTCCGCCACCCAAATCCGTCAGGCCCTGATCGATGACCTCAAGTCCTGGATTCATACCCAGCGGGTATTCGATGATATTACCCTCCTTGTCCTCAAGCAACTGTAG